A stretch of Methanobrevibacter sp. YE315 DNA encodes these proteins:
- a CDS encoding class III signal peptide-containing protein, protein MMDNKGQISAELLFLFGTLIVVAMISIVFIAGENELNIAMSAARNGAIEGLATSSSAIYPADAYRLYSNSKINILNPYSVEIVNISYSELGMDANYGKKRIQFKVYAKTSERFDNEELISIGDRINYNLRKSIAVSFNTTQATNKLYNPVFSPHYVYTTANVKWV, encoded by the coding sequence ATGATGGATAACAAAGGACAAATATCGGCAGAGCTTTTATTCCTTTTCGGGACATTGATTGTCGTTGCAATGATTTCTATTGTATTTATTGCAGGTGAAAACGAATTAAACATCGCAATGAGCGCTGCACGCAATGGCGCTATCGAGGGGCTTGCAACCTCTTCAAGCGCAATCTATCCAGCGGATGCCTATAGGCTGTATTCCAATTCTAAAATAAACATATTGAATCCCTATTCTGTTGAAATTGTTAATATTTCCTATTCGGAGCTTGGCATGGATGCCAATTATGGTAAAAAGAGAATACAATTCAAGGTCTATGCTAAAACCTCAGAAAGATTTGATAATGAGGAATTGATTTCGATAGGTGATAGGATAAACTACAATTTAAGAAAATCCATTGCGGTCAGTTTCAACACGACCCAGGCAACCAATAAATTGTATAACCCGGTTTTTTCACCCCATTATGTTTACACGACAGCTAATGTTAAATGGGTTTAA